In the Planctomycetaceae bacterium genome, CATCCGAACACGGGTGAAGCATTAAATGCAGTCCATGCAAGGTATGCAGAGACTGCGAGCGCAATTGTACAGAGGATACGGAGAAACCAGCGCACACTGCCGGATGGACCAGATGGAGGGCTGCCGGAAGGGGGACCCTGGCCGTCATCGATCGGGGCGTGAAACGCCGGCGTTTCCGATGTGGTTTTCAATCCGTCGTCATCAGAACAGATCACAGCAAGTCGAAGCGGCGAAGGCATCGAACTATCTCCGTGTGCCAGCCTCTTGGCTGACAGCGTGGCGTGGTCAGCGTAGGAAAACGCAGAACCACTTAACTCATGCGAGCCTCTATGGACCGGGCAATTTGCCCCGCGGAGCGCTGGCGAGGGATACCAATGCTCTGACCACAGAAAATACACCCTCCCTGGACCAACCAAGAATACGTTTTGCTGAGGCACGACAAAAGGCCAAAGAATTGATTCTATGGCTATAAATCTTTATCCAAACGTCGCAAACCTATCTCAGGAATTCTCCGGCTCCTTAAGCTTGCAGGCCCACTTCGCCGCAAAATCCGTCCAGTTTTACTGAAATGCTCATCCGTCCGAATCTGCTCGAATACGTGAATCGGGGCACCAACGCTCTGCGGATGGGGTGGCAGATACCAGAATTCTGGTTCACTCAGGCAGTTCCCGAAAGCGTTGTGCTGCACTGCAAGGAGGGATATAACCCGCCTGGTCGTCGATCTGGCGTCACTCCGCATCGACCGCTGTTTCGTTTCTGTCGTTTCCATTGTGGCTTTTCGTATCAGTCGCAAATGGAATGGACAGTCTTTTTTCTGACAAGATGGATTCATGATTCAGGTTCAACTGCCCGACGGGAATGTTCTGGAACAATCTGACAATGCAACTGCACTGGACGTCGCTGCTGGTATCGGCGAGCGTCTGGCAAAGGCAACTGTGGCAGCCAGCATCGACGGAACCATCGTCGACGCAATGCGCCCGCTTGCGGAACTGACCGACCTGCGTCCCGTCCCCCTGAAATTGATTACCGAGCGTGATGCCGAAGCACTGGGGGTGATGCGGCACAGTTGTGCGCACGTGATGGCACGTGCCGTAATGCGACTGTTTCCCGGCACTGGGCTTGCATTCGGCCCGACCCTTGGGAATGGCTTCTACTACGATTTTGACCTGAGCACTCCGATCAGCGAAGACGACTTCCCACGCATCGAAGCAGAAATGCAGAAGATTGTTGATGAAGCGGAACCGTTTGAACGCTTTCACATGAATCGCGACGAATCCATTCAATTCTGCGACGATCTTAAACAGGAACTCAAGGTCGAGCACATTCGGACCGGACTGGCAGAACATTCGACACTCAGCTTCTACCGTCAGGGAGAATTTGTGGACCTGTGTCGTGGGCCTCATATTCCACACGCCGGCAAGATCAAGGCTTTCAAGATCCTGAGCGTTGCGGGTTCCTATTGGAAAGGCAATGCAGAAGGTCGACAACTGCAGCGTGTTTACGGAACGGCCTGGTTTGACCGCAAGGACCTGAAGGCTTACCTGGAACAGATTGAGGAGGCCAAGAAACGGGACCACCGTGTGATTGGCAAACGGCTTGGTCTGTTTTCGATTAATCCCGAGGTTGGTCAGGGATTGTGTCTGTGGCTGCCCCGAGGAGCCATCATTCGAGCAACGCTGGAAGAGTTCATCAAAGCCGAACTTCTGCGACGTGGGTACCAGCCCGTCTATTCGCCGCACATCGGTCGCGTTGAAATGTATGAAACCAGTGGCCACTTCCCTTATTACCGTGATTCACAGTTTGCACCTCTGTTTGGTCATTCCGCCGGGCAACTGGTCGATCACTGGATCCGTTGTCTTGATCCGTCCGACGAGGAACACGTGGTGCCTTCGCCAGATGATGAAAAGAAGCTTCTGGAAGCCGCAATCGTTCTCGGATTCAAGGTGGATCAATTCCCGGTCAATGGGACACCTGATGAGAAGCGTGATGTCTTGCGCCGCTGGGAGCGTCAGCAGGAACGGTTTCTTCTTCGTCCGATGAACTGCCCCCACCACGTTCAAATGTACAAAGCGATGCCGCGCAGCTACCGGGACC is a window encoding:
- the thrS gene encoding threonine--tRNA ligase, with protein sequence MIQVQLPDGNVLEQSDNATALDVAAGIGERLAKATVAASIDGTIVDAMRPLAELTDLRPVPLKLITERDAEALGVMRHSCAHVMARAVMRLFPGTGLAFGPTLGNGFYYDFDLSTPISEDDFPRIEAEMQKIVDEAEPFERFHMNRDESIQFCDDLKQELKVEHIRTGLAEHSTLSFYRQGEFVDLCRGPHIPHAGKIKAFKILSVAGSYWKGNAEGRQLQRVYGTAWFDRKDLKAYLEQIEEAKKRDHRVIGKRLGLFSINPEVGQGLCLWLPRGAIIRATLEEFIKAELLRRGYQPVYSPHIGRVEMYETSGHFPYYRDSQFAPLFGHSAGQLVDHWIRCLDPSDEEHVVPSPDDEKKLLEAAIVLGFKVDQFPVNGTPDEKRDVLRRWERQQERFLLRPMNCPHHVQMYKAMPRSYRDLPVRLAEFGTVYRHEQSGELNGMLRVRGLTQDDAHLFCTPEQVEQEFKDTLGLVKYVLQAVGLEDYRVQLSTRDPGSDKYVGSNELWDNAQGVLRKVLTEQGLSFVECEGEAAFYGPKADFMVRDCLGREWQLGTVQLDYNLPNRFQLEYTGPDNKPHQPVMIHRAPFGSMERFVGMLIEHFAGAFPLWLAPEQIRVLPLSEKTDDYAIAVADKLRSAGFRVSTDLQSARVQAKIRDAQLDLVPYMLVCGPKEAEQNAVAVRCRIDGDLGVMSIDDAIARLVEERDQRTIRQVVKSTFSGLEGESAEQGEY